The Lewinellaceae bacterium genome has a segment encoding these proteins:
- the pnp gene encoding polyribonucleotide nucleotidyltransferase: MGQKIPISTSFNLPDGREVTIETGKLATQADGSVVVRMGNTMLFASVVSAKEAREGQGFFPLSVDYQEKFAAAGRIPGNFFKREARLSDYEVLICRLVDRAIRPLFPDGYMNETQVIINLISGDSETMPDAFAALAASAALAVSDIAFAGPISEVRVARIDGKFVINPTRSAIKEADLDIIVAATMADVMMVEGEMKEVQEKDLVDAIKVGHEAIKVQIEAQLDLAKKVGEKATVKREVTPLPENEELKKRIEALAAAKILEVAKAFLAKHDRKDRLSEIKESTLATLLEEKGEEYMAENAEIADRYIDKLKKSVIRNMVLEDKLRLDGRKLDEVRPIWTEIDYLPAAHGSAIFNRGETQALVSLTLGTKLDSQMIDNALENYYEKFILHYNFPGFSVGEAKPNRGPGRREVGHANLAGRSLKQVFPEDSPYTIRIVSDILESNGSSSMATVCAGSLALMDAGIQITAPVSGIAMGMIAEGDRVAILTDILGDEDALGDMDFKVTGTAKGITGCQMDIKIDGLPYETLEKALAQAREGRLHILDKMAESIAEPREDLKPHAPRMVKMYIDKSYIGAVIGPGGKVIQEMQQVTGTIINIEEEGNKGIVSISSSNKESIDEAMAWINKITFTPEVGDVYDAVVKTIMPYGAFVDFNGKSGLLHISEISYTRIDNVEEVFAEGDKVKVKLVEIDNRTGKMRLSRKALMDKPEGYVERERRDRDDSDSRDRGDNRGRGGDRHGGRDNRGNDRNKR; this comes from the coding sequence ATGGGACAAAAGATTCCAATTTCTACTTCCTTCAATCTACCTGATGGTAGGGAAGTAACCATCGAAACCGGTAAACTGGCCACCCAGGCTGACGGTTCTGTTGTTGTGCGCATGGGAAATACCATGTTATTTGCTTCTGTAGTTTCTGCTAAAGAAGCGAGAGAAGGGCAAGGATTTTTTCCGCTTTCTGTGGACTACCAGGAAAAATTTGCTGCAGCAGGTCGTATTCCAGGTAACTTTTTCAAAAGAGAAGCACGGCTATCAGATTATGAAGTCCTGATCTGTCGCCTGGTAGATAGAGCTATCCGTCCTTTATTTCCGGATGGATATATGAATGAAACCCAGGTGATCATCAATTTGATTTCCGGGGATTCAGAAACGATGCCCGATGCGTTTGCCGCTTTGGCAGCTTCGGCAGCCCTTGCCGTTTCTGATATCGCTTTTGCAGGTCCGATCTCTGAAGTACGGGTGGCAAGGATTGATGGTAAATTTGTCATCAACCCAACGCGCTCGGCCATAAAAGAAGCAGACCTTGACATTATTGTAGCTGCTACTATGGCTGATGTGATGATGGTGGAAGGAGAAATGAAGGAAGTGCAGGAGAAAGACCTCGTTGATGCGATCAAAGTGGGCCACGAAGCCATAAAAGTGCAAATTGAGGCACAATTGGATTTGGCGAAAAAGGTAGGAGAGAAGGCCACCGTAAAAAGAGAGGTGACTCCTTTACCCGAAAATGAAGAACTGAAAAAGCGAATCGAAGCATTGGCTGCGGCTAAAATTCTCGAAGTTGCCAAAGCTTTCCTCGCTAAACACGACCGTAAGGATCGCCTGTCAGAAATAAAAGAGAGTACGCTTGCCACCCTGCTCGAAGAAAAGGGGGAAGAATATATGGCGGAGAATGCTGAGATCGCTGACCGTTACATCGATAAACTCAAGAAGAGTGTTATCCGTAATATGGTATTGGAGGACAAGTTACGTCTTGATGGCCGTAAGCTGGATGAAGTTCGCCCTATCTGGACGGAAATTGATTACCTGCCGGCAGCACACGGTTCGGCCATCTTCAACAGGGGAGAAACCCAGGCTTTGGTTTCTTTAACCCTGGGTACCAAGCTCGATTCACAGATGATCGATAATGCTTTGGAAAATTATTACGAGAAGTTCATCCTCCATTATAATTTCCCTGGTTTTTCTGTAGGCGAAGCTAAGCCGAATAGAGGACCTGGTCGCCGGGAAGTGGGGCATGCCAACCTCGCCGGACGTTCCCTCAAGCAGGTATTTCCTGAAGATTCTCCCTATACCATCAGAATTGTTTCAGATATTCTGGAATCCAATGGTTCTTCTTCTATGGCTACTGTTTGTGCCGGTTCCCTGGCATTGATGGATGCCGGTATCCAAATCACGGCTCCCGTTTCAGGTATTGCAATGGGGATGATCGCTGAAGGAGATCGTGTGGCTATTCTTACCGATATTCTCGGTGATGAGGATGCACTCGGTGATATGGACTTTAAAGTGACCGGAACAGCAAAAGGAATTACCGGTTGCCAGATGGATATCAAAATTGATGGTTTGCCTTATGAAACGCTGGAAAAAGCGTTGGCTCAGGCTCGTGAAGGCCGTCTTCATATCCTCGATAAAATGGCGGAATCCATTGCTGAACCAAGAGAGGATCTCAAGCCACATGCTCCAAGGATGGTCAAAATGTATATCGATAAAAGTTACATCGGTGCCGTTATCGGACCTGGTGGAAAGGTTATCCAGGAGATGCAGCAGGTTACCGGAACCATTATTAACATTGAAGAAGAAGGCAATAAAGGTATTGTCAGCATCTCCAGTTCAAATAAGGAATCCATAGATGAGGCTATGGCCTGGATCAATAAGATTACCTTTACTCCTGAAGTAGGGGATGTGTACGATGCTGTTGTGAAAACCATCATGCCTTATGGTGCATTTGTGGATTTCAATGGCAAGAGTGGATTGTTGCACATTTCTGAAATTTCCTACACGAGAATCGATAATGTCGAAGAGGTGTTTGCGGAAGGGGATAAAGTGAAGGTTAAATTAGTGGAAATTGACAACAGAACCGGAAAAATGCGTTTGTCACGTAAAGCCCTGATGGACAAACCTGAAGGTTACGTTGAGCGTGAGCGCAGAGACCGGGACGACAGCGATAGCCGTGACAGAGGAGACAATCGTGGAAGAGGAGGAGATCGTCATGGCGGAAGAGATAACCGGGGTAACGATCGCAATAAGCGTTAA
- a CDS encoding transposase: MKWRWVTEQTFGRFKDFRRLDKDHEKTTESSEAWVLWQNCQTILYRLE, from the coding sequence GTGAAGTGGCGCTGGGTTACCGAACAGACCTTCGGGCGGTTCAAAGACTTTCGCCGATTGGACAAGGATCACGAAAAAACAACAGAAAGTTCCGAAGCGTGGGTACTTTGGCAGAATTGCCAAACAATTTTATATCGCTTGGAATGA
- a CDS encoding amidohydrolase family protein, protein MKKLRLVFIWSALFILHSVFISAQETFPRNGVYDEREGCYAFVYATIYQTFNEKSDQSTLIIRDGKIEAVGSKIPIPKDAVVIDLNGKFIYPSFIDMYTDYGLPKSKPAERSGRSRENVQDLTNKEGAYAWNQALKPENRAHEHFSADEKSAAEFLKQGFGLVLTHEQDGISRGTSTLVSLGKGNAHELIITEKAAHQLSFDKGSSSQSYPSSLMGSIALIRQTYLDGEWYQKQNEEVNISLEAWNKIQDLPQIFETRDHLEALRAYKIASEFGKKYIIKGNGTEYRRLEAIKATGQPFILPLDFPDAFDVEDPYDALVVSLTQLKHWELAPENPGRMAKAGIEIALTSDGLAKRSDFLKMLRKAVENGLSKEDALKALTFTPANMLGVYDKTGSLSPGKMANFIITDGDIFKDKTTILHNWVQGKSNIFKDLSPALTQGKYTLNIDGKIFDLLVGEKDNVEIILNDTTKIKVKSTFSNDAVTLAFSLPDQKEKIRLSGITEGNKWSGKGQLEDGRWVNWESAFKVSEPPSESKEGRKEKEKEASKEVGPVIYPFVAHGWETAPKAKNYLIRNTTVWTNEAEGILPDTDVLIENGKIAKIGKNLKAAGHEIIDGTGKHLTAGIIDEHTHIAITRGGNEGTQASSAEVRIGDIINSEDINIYRQLAGGVTTAQVLHGSANPIGGQSGLIKLRWGYEPEQMKFEGADGFIKFALGENVKQSNWGDNFTSRFPQTRMGVEQVFVDHFNRAREYGIKKASGKLYRKDLEMEALLEIINGQRFITCHSYRQSEINMLMKVADQFGFRVNTFTHILEGYKVAEKMKDHGVAGSTFSDWWAYKHEVLEAIPYNAAIMHEQGVLVAINSDDAEMGRRLNQEAGKTVLYGNVPEEEALKFVTLNPAKMLYIDNRVGSIKAGKDADIVLWSDHPLSIYATADKTFVDGILFFDRETDKATQVSIAAETNRIIQKMLNEKQEGKPTRPVAGRSENKLYHCDDLEEE, encoded by the coding sequence ATGAAAAAATTAAGACTAGTATTCATTTGGAGTGCTCTTTTTATCCTGCACTCTGTCTTTATCAGTGCGCAGGAAACCTTTCCACGCAATGGCGTTTACGATGAACGTGAAGGTTGTTATGCATTCGTATACGCGACTATTTATCAGACTTTCAATGAAAAGTCAGACCAGTCCACCCTCATCATCCGGGATGGAAAAATTGAAGCCGTTGGTTCCAAAATCCCTATTCCGAAAGATGCCGTTGTTATTGATCTTAACGGAAAATTCATTTACCCTTCTTTCATTGACATGTACACAGATTATGGCCTTCCCAAAAGCAAACCCGCGGAAAGGTCAGGAAGAAGCCGTGAAAATGTACAGGACCTCACCAATAAGGAGGGTGCCTATGCCTGGAACCAGGCCTTAAAACCGGAAAACAGGGCCCATGAACATTTTTCGGCGGATGAAAAATCTGCTGCTGAATTTTTAAAACAGGGATTCGGCCTGGTGCTCACCCATGAGCAGGATGGCATTTCCAGGGGAACCTCTACGCTGGTCAGCCTCGGAAAAGGCAACGCGCATGAGCTCATTATTACAGAAAAAGCTGCCCACCAATTATCATTTGACAAAGGCTCTTCTTCTCAATCCTATCCCTCTTCCCTGATGGGGAGCATTGCCCTGATCCGACAAACTTACCTGGATGGAGAATGGTATCAAAAACAAAATGAAGAGGTAAACATTTCCCTCGAAGCCTGGAATAAGATCCAGGATCTTCCACAGATTTTTGAAACAAGGGATCACCTTGAAGCCCTGAGAGCCTATAAAATTGCCTCCGAATTTGGTAAAAAATATATCATCAAGGGAAATGGAACTGAATATCGCCGGCTTGAAGCCATCAAAGCTACGGGCCAGCCCTTTATCCTCCCCCTTGATTTCCCCGATGCTTTTGATGTCGAAGATCCTTATGATGCCTTGGTGGTTTCGCTCACACAGTTGAAACATTGGGAACTCGCCCCGGAAAATCCCGGACGAATGGCAAAAGCCGGCATTGAGATCGCTTTGACTTCAGACGGGCTGGCTAAAAGAAGTGATTTCCTGAAAATGCTCCGCAAAGCAGTCGAAAACGGTCTGTCCAAAGAAGACGCTTTAAAAGCACTCACCTTCACTCCGGCCAATATGTTGGGCGTCTATGACAAAACCGGCAGTCTTTCCCCTGGCAAAATGGCCAATTTTATCATTACTGATGGTGATATTTTCAAGGATAAAACAACTATCCTACACAATTGGGTACAGGGGAAATCCAATATTTTCAAAGACCTTTCGCCTGCCCTTACTCAAGGTAAATACACCCTGAATATCGATGGGAAGATATTTGATCTCCTGGTGGGGGAAAAGGATAACGTTGAAATTATTTTAAATGACACCACTAAAATTAAGGTCAAAAGTACTTTCAGTAATGATGCCGTTACGCTGGCCTTCAGCCTGCCTGATCAAAAGGAAAAAATTCGACTTTCCGGGATTACGGAAGGAAATAAATGGTCTGGAAAAGGCCAGCTGGAAGATGGCCGCTGGGTAAATTGGGAATCAGCATTTAAAGTCTCCGAGCCCCCTTCTGAATCAAAGGAAGGGCGCAAGGAAAAGGAAAAAGAAGCTTCCAAAGAAGTCGGTCCCGTCATTTATCCTTTTGTGGCTCATGGCTGGGAAACGGCTCCTAAAGCTAAAAATTACCTGATCAGAAATACGACCGTGTGGACCAATGAAGCAGAAGGCATTTTACCTGATACTGATGTTTTGATAGAAAACGGGAAAATTGCCAAAATCGGGAAAAACCTGAAAGCGGCCGGGCATGAAATCATTGACGGCACCGGAAAACATCTGACGGCCGGAATCATTGATGAACATACCCACATTGCAATCACAAGAGGGGGCAATGAAGGCACACAAGCCAGCTCTGCCGAAGTGAGAATCGGAGATATCATCAATTCCGAAGACATCAATATCTATCGCCAGCTGGCAGGGGGCGTTACGACGGCACAGGTGCTGCATGGCTCAGCCAACCCAATCGGAGGACAAAGTGGTCTCATAAAATTGCGCTGGGGATATGAACCTGAGCAAATGAAATTTGAAGGCGCTGACGGTTTTATCAAATTTGCCCTGGGAGAAAATGTCAAACAATCCAACTGGGGAGACAACTTCACTTCCAGGTTTCCCCAGACCAGGATGGGCGTGGAACAGGTATTTGTGGATCATTTCAACCGGGCCCGGGAATACGGCATAAAAAAAGCTTCAGGCAAATTGTACCGAAAGGATCTCGAGATGGAAGCCCTGTTGGAGATCATCAACGGTCAACGATTCATCACCTGCCATTCCTACCGTCAAAGTGAGATCAATATGCTGATGAAGGTGGCCGATCAATTCGGGTTCCGGGTCAATACTTTTACCCATATCCTTGAAGGGTACAAAGTGGCAGAAAAAATGAAGGACCATGGAGTGGCCGGATCGACATTCTCAGACTGGTGGGCCTACAAACATGAAGTATTGGAAGCCATTCCCTACAATGCCGCCATTATGCATGAACAAGGCGTACTCGTAGCCATAAATTCTGACGACGCGGAAATGGGCCGCAGGTTAAACCAGGAAGCCGGAAAAACCGTGCTTTATGGCAACGTTCCTGAGGAAGAAGCCTTGAAATTTGTCACCCTAAATCCTGCGAAAATGCTGTATATTGACAACAGGGTCGGCAGTATAAAAGCTGGCAAGGACGCCGACATAGTCCTTTGGTCGGATCATCCTTTATCTATTTACGCTACGGCAGATAAGACTTTCGTGGATGGTATCCTTTTCTTTGACCGGGAGACCGACAAGGCCACTCAGGTTTCCATCGCAGCAGAGACGAATCGCATCATACAAAAAATGTTGAACGAAAAACAGGAAGGTAAACCTACGCGCCCCGTTGCAGGAAGAAGTGAGAACAAACTTTATCATTGCGATGACCTTGAGGAAGAATAA
- a CDS encoding transposase, whose amino-acid sequence MQTQYERLTDSQWEIIKEYLPIKRKRKYDLRDVVDAIFWILRIGSQWRNLPGEFPPWKSVYYYFQKWQKGLFL is encoded by the coding sequence ATGCAAACTCAATATGAGCGACTAACTGATTCCCAGTGGGAAATTATAAAAGAATATTTACCTATCAAAAGAAAACGCAAATATGATTTGCGAGATGTGGTAGACGCAATTTTTTGGATATTAAGAATTGGCAGCCAATGGAGAAATCTTCCGGGAGAATTTCCTCCCTGGAAAAGTGTATATTATTATTTTCAAAAATGGCAAAAGGGTTTGTTCCTGTGA
- a CDS encoding carboxypeptidase-like regulatory domain-containing protein, whose protein sequence is MKKVILLFITVVAIMAATNQTHFEKYTIKGTLTDSSGEPIIGAALVVKDTKKGTVTDFDGHFSLPSEDSCLVLVVSYVGYISKEFEVCAGRDNNIVLEENASALEEIVVTSLGSDRRAKKEKNRSSAKSKIADAPVSVESERSVRPSPPSPAGAIKSDELKTMSVPVSDALSGKVAGISISASKVETVEVRGSRVESAVHVIDGGMIIGETESKKVAKSSEILTGTSSSESGDASKTREEKPAVFDDVADMEEPVALMEKDEMTEPLEESLSAGQLTAGEWSDLLNWEDWKNTVNEDLSAMESIWNMDPGKRYSVVVKNERGTPIPNAVVSLIDSKGKLLWQSKSNNTGRAELWYDDKEKAASGAKPQEITVSFNGISKTISKIQDFEKGLNEVVIGVECPEFQQTEILFVVDATGSMGDEIRYLQAELGDVIKRVKKLNFIGELHTGSVFYRDIGDEYVVRTQNLSADTDATLKFIAKQNANGGGDGPEAVETAMEEAILNQKWSEDAVARIAFVVLDAQPHETEEIKAKMKSLAKKAAEKGIRIVPVLASGSQGSCEYLMRAMALTTNSRFLFLTDDSGIGNDHAEPSVGAYNVVFLNDLLFSLIVEFTAYENCKEEDPQTQNQQASGSEDSFKASCYPLPANEYVFVDLENDVDKLEILDLQGQLLITKTALSQGISTVFIDNLPPGSYIFKFTKGQKIQSVKVIKSGL, encoded by the coding sequence ATGAAAAAAGTGATTTTACTATTTATCACGGTCGTTGCCATCATGGCAGCCACCAACCAGACCCATTTTGAAAAATATACCATTAAAGGAACCCTTACCGACTCAAGCGGGGAACCCATTATTGGGGCCGCGCTTGTCGTTAAAGATACCAAAAAAGGGACAGTAACCGATTTTGACGGCCATTTTTCGTTGCCGTCTGAGGATTCCTGCCTTGTGCTTGTTGTTTCTTATGTGGGCTATATTAGCAAGGAATTTGAAGTTTGTGCCGGGCGGGACAATAATATTGTGCTTGAAGAAAACGCCAGCGCCCTTGAAGAAATCGTTGTTACGTCACTTGGTTCGGATAGACGTGCAAAAAAAGAAAAAAATCGTTCTTCTGCTAAATCTAAAATAGCGGATGCGCCAGTTTCCGTGGAATCGGAAAGATCCGTTAGGCCATCGCCACCATCGCCGGCTGGAGCCATTAAGTCCGATGAATTAAAGACTATGTCGGTTCCTGTTTCGGATGCTTTAAGCGGAAAAGTTGCCGGGATATCTATTTCCGCGAGCAAAGTGGAAACCGTTGAGGTTAGAGGAAGCAGAGTGGAGTCAGCAGTTCATGTTATTGATGGGGGGATGATTATTGGCGAAACTGAATCCAAAAAGGTCGCCAAGTCGAGTGAAATCCTGACAGGAACTTCCAGCAGCGAGTCTGGAGATGCGTCGAAAACCAGGGAGGAAAAGCCGGCTGTTTTTGATGATGTCGCAGATATGGAAGAACCCGTTGCCCTGATGGAGAAAGATGAGATGACAGAACCTTTAGAGGAAAGCCTGTCGGCCGGGCAGCTGACCGCCGGTGAATGGAGCGACCTCCTCAATTGGGAGGATTGGAAAAATACGGTCAATGAAGACCTTTCTGCAATGGAATCCATCTGGAACATGGATCCGGGAAAGCGTTATTCCGTCGTGGTGAAAAATGAAAGAGGGACTCCCATTCCCAACGCAGTGGTCAGCCTGATAGATAGTAAAGGAAAACTCCTGTGGCAATCAAAAAGCAACAATACAGGGCGGGCCGAATTGTGGTATGACGATAAAGAAAAGGCAGCCTCCGGGGCCAAACCCCAGGAAATTACGGTTTCTTTTAATGGAATAAGCAAAACCATTTCTAAAATACAGGATTTTGAAAAGGGACTCAATGAAGTAGTGATCGGTGTGGAATGTCCTGAGTTTCAGCAAACGGAAATATTATTCGTCGTGGATGCCACAGGGTCGATGGGCGATGAAATTCGTTACTTGCAGGCTGAATTGGGCGATGTGATCAAAAGGGTTAAAAAGCTGAATTTTATTGGAGAACTCCATACCGGATCCGTTTTTTACCGGGATATCGGCGATGAATATGTGGTCAGAACGCAAAACTTATCTGCAGACACCGATGCCACTCTGAAGTTTATCGCTAAACAAAATGCCAATGGGGGAGGAGACGGTCCCGAAGCGGTGGAAACTGCCATGGAAGAAGCCATCCTCAATCAAAAATGGTCGGAAGATGCAGTCGCCAGGATAGCGTTTGTTGTCCTGGATGCTCAGCCACACGAAACAGAGGAGATCAAGGCAAAAATGAAATCCCTGGCTAAAAAAGCAGCCGAAAAAGGCATCAGGATAGTTCCTGTGCTCGCCAGCGGCAGCCAGGGCAGTTGTGAATACCTCATGCGCGCCATGGCGCTTACGACCAACAGTCGTTTCCTGTTTCTGACCGATGACAGCGGGATAGGCAATGATCATGCCGAGCCTTCAGTAGGTGCTTACAATGTGGTTTTTCTCAATGATCTGCTCTTTAGCCTGATTGTAGAATTTACCGCTTACGAAAATTGTAAGGAGGAAGATCCTCAAACCCAAAACCAGCAGGCTTCAGGATCGGAAGATTCATTCAAAGCTTCCTGTTACCCGCTGCCGGCCAATGAATACGTTTTTGTGGACCTTGAAAATGACGTCGATAAGCTGGAAATTCTGGATTTACAGGGTCAGTTGTTGATCACTAAAACAGCTCTTTCTCAAGGGATTTCTACGGTGTTTATTGATAATTTACCTCCCGGATCCTATATTTTCAAGTTTACCAAAGGGCAAAAAATACAATCGGTAAAAGTGATAAAATCCGGCTTGTAG
- the rpsO gene encoding 30S ribosomal protein S15 has protein sequence MAVYLTKEKKEEIFNEYGGSGKNTGSTEGQIALFTYRIQMLSDHLQSNKKDHSCRRTLLTLVGKRKSLLQYLMKKDIQKYRDLIQKLGLRK, from the coding sequence ATGGCAGTTTATTTAACTAAAGAGAAGAAAGAAGAAATCTTCAACGAGTACGGTGGCTCGGGAAAAAATACCGGATCAACAGAAGGACAGATTGCACTGTTCACTTATCGGATTCAAATGTTGTCCGATCATTTACAAAGTAACAAAAAGGATCATTCCTGCCGTCGGACTTTATTGACGCTGGTTGGAAAGAGAAAAAGCTTACTTCAGTATCTCATGAAAAAAGATATCCAGAAGTATCGTGATCTCATCCAGAAACTTGGTCTTCGTAAATAA
- a CDS encoding M14 family metallopeptidase yields MKNDDTLKIPFEEHPNYSSTYLETINFYRQLDEKYTQLELLSYGSTDSGFPLNLAVLSMDGDFDPKSLRDKGKYILMINNAIHPGESCGVEASMLLLREYLENKALHKYLENLVIIVIPMYNIGGALNRNSTTRTNQNGPEAYGFRGNARNLDLNRDFIKCDSRNAQTFNEIFTLWQPDVFIDNHTSNGADYQYTITLIPTQEDKVDPNIATYMRARLLPALFEDMKTRNWEMTPYVYARNTPDEGIAAFLDLPRFSSGYAALFNTISFMPETHMLKPFKDRVASTKAFSESIIKAIYEDGAALKIARQKAIAATMEKSTFELNWELDFSRQDKWSFKGYEAKYKPSEVSGLDRLYYDREAPYEKEIPWFRYYKPSLSIEKPVAYIIPQAYGSIIEKMQSNGVKMERLKAETELEVEMYRIIDFETRDAYEGHYLHTKVQVEKELKKWTYHRGDYIIPTDQAANRYIMETLEPQAPDSWFAWNFFDGILQQKEYFSDYVFEDLAADYLKQHPELKQQLDEKKAADEDFARSADKQLEFIYMNSPWHEPTYRLYPVGRIMEIKKQ; encoded by the coding sequence ATGAAAAATGATGATACATTGAAAATTCCCTTTGAAGAGCATCCTAATTATTCTTCCACTTACCTGGAAACGATAAATTTTTACAGGCAGCTGGATGAAAAATATACCCAGTTGGAACTTTTATCCTATGGCTCTACCGACAGCGGATTTCCCCTAAACCTGGCCGTGCTTTCCATGGATGGAGATTTTGATCCCAAGTCTTTGCGCGATAAGGGAAAATATATCCTGATGATCAACAACGCTATTCATCCCGGGGAGTCCTGCGGCGTTGAAGCCAGTATGTTGCTGTTGAGAGAATACCTTGAAAATAAGGCATTGCATAAATACCTGGAGAATCTCGTCATCATCGTCATTCCGATGTACAATATCGGTGGAGCACTCAACCGCAACAGCACCACCCGTACCAACCAGAACGGTCCCGAAGCTTATGGCTTTAGAGGAAATGCCCGGAACCTCGACCTCAACCGTGATTTCATTAAATGCGATTCGCGTAATGCCCAGACTTTCAACGAGATCTTTACCCTATGGCAACCGGATGTTTTTATCGATAATCATACTTCGAATGGTGCCGATTACCAATATACCATAACGCTTATTCCTACCCAGGAAGACAAGGTTGATCCCAATATTGCCACTTATATGCGTGCGCGGCTGCTGCCGGCTTTATTTGAAGATATGAAAACCAGGAATTGGGAAATGACCCCCTATGTTTATGCCCGCAACACCCCTGATGAGGGCATTGCCGCATTCCTTGACTTGCCGCGTTTTTCATCCGGTTATGCTGCACTTTTTAATACGATTTCTTTTATGCCTGAAACTCACATGCTTAAACCTTTTAAGGATAGGGTGGCCAGTACAAAAGCATTCTCTGAAAGTATCATCAAAGCCATTTACGAGGACGGGGCGGCTTTGAAAATAGCAAGGCAAAAAGCCATTGCCGCCACGATGGAAAAATCCACTTTTGAGCTCAATTGGGAACTGGATTTTTCCCGCCAGGATAAATGGAGCTTCAAAGGATATGAAGCTAAATATAAGCCCAGTGAAGTATCAGGACTGGATCGGCTGTATTACGACAGGGAGGCGCCCTATGAAAAGGAAATTCCCTGGTTTCGGTATTACAAACCTTCCCTGAGCATTGAAAAGCCCGTCGCATATATCATTCCGCAGGCTTATGGTTCCATCATTGAAAAAATGCAGTCAAATGGAGTGAAGATGGAGCGCTTGAAAGCCGAAACGGAATTGGAGGTGGAAATGTACCGGATCATTGATTTCGAAACGAGGGATGCTTATGAAGGGCATTATCTTCATACAAAGGTTCAGGTAGAGAAGGAACTGAAAAAATGGACTTACCACAGAGGAGATTATATCATCCCTACCGACCAGGCAGCCAATCGGTACATCATGGAAACCCTGGAACCACAAGCTCCTGATTCCTGGTTCGCCTGGAATTTTTTCGATGGAATCCTCCAGCAAAAAGAGTATTTCTCCGATTATGTGTTCGAAGACCTTGCGGCAGATTATCTGAAACAGCACCCGGAATTAAAACAACAACTCGACGAAAAAAAGGCAGCGGATGAAGATTTCGCCCGCTCTGCCGATAAACAGCTTGAATTTATCTATATGAATTCGCCCTGGCATGAACCCACATACCGGCTTTATCCTGTGGGGCGGATAATGGAGATAAAAAAGCAATAA
- a CDS encoding FMN-binding protein — protein MNANPVFISAGGQKILKGFHLIFAAITLGGLLSMLALFGLKISNPDINQFPMDRSIYLINNSVVYYSVMGNILTAMTYGLFTRWGFFKFDWVVVKWLLLIGLAVLFMMRFIPSVNGMTSLSDAGLNTAGAEAEYSDFVQRGLFWCVVLIGLFGAIFFISTIKPWGKRKEDLVSNIRRLRIILLSLTFLFLVFGIIGNINLNKLRKMPIENSKLSNLPDGVYEGSFVGGGGTYKVKVYMKEEKMVQIESQNDRHSQYEKFARPVLDRIIENQNANVDGITGATTTSKCIMKAVENALKH, from the coding sequence ATGAATGCCAACCCTGTTTTTATTTCTGCCGGCGGACAAAAAATTCTCAAAGGATTTCATCTTATTTTTGCAGCCATTACCCTTGGAGGCCTGTTGTCGATGTTAGCGCTTTTTGGGCTTAAAATTTCCAACCCGGACATCAACCAGTTCCCAATGGATCGGAGCATTTACCTGATCAATAATTCGGTGGTTTATTATTCGGTGATGGGTAATATCCTGACTGCCATGACCTATGGGCTGTTCACGAGATGGGGATTTTTTAAATTTGACTGGGTCGTGGTCAAATGGCTCTTACTCATTGGCCTTGCCGTATTGTTTATGATGAGGTTTATCCCTTCGGTCAATGGGATGACATCTCTCTCCGATGCAGGATTGAATACTGCAGGGGCTGAGGCAGAATATTCGGATTTTGTTCAAAGGGGATTGTTTTGGTGTGTGGTTTTGATCGGGCTTTTCGGGGCCATTTTTTTTATTTCGACCATCAAACCCTGGGGCAAACGAAAAGAGGATCTTGTTTCAAATATCAGGAGGTTGCGAATCATTTTATTGTCGCTCACTTTTTTATTTCTTGTATTCGGGATTATAGGCAATATCAACCTCAATAAATTGCGGAAAATGCCTATCGAAAATTCTAAGCTGTCCAACCTTCCGGATGGCGTATATGAAGGCAGCTTTGTCGGCGGCGGAGGGACTTACAAAGTAAAGGTGTACATGAAAGAGGAAAAGATGGTGCAAATCGAGAGCCAAAATGATCGCCATTCCCAATATGAAAAATTTGCGCGCCCGGTTTTGGATCGGATCATCGAAAATCAAAATGCAAATGTGGACGGCATTACCGGGGCGACCACCACTTCAAAATGTATTATGAAAGCGGTCGAAAATGCCCTGAAGCATTAA